The following coding sequences are from one Solea solea chromosome 11, fSolSol10.1, whole genome shotgun sequence window:
- the LOC131468623 gene encoding calcium/calmodulin-dependent protein kinase type 1D-like, translating into MDVISDLTTGICETPGAVICPHLSELLTAESEQSSSRSLEIPVEATADMGRQEADYVWKKNTENIQEVFDFMEELGSGAFSEVYMVKERKTGKLFAMKCVKKKQKRDLNLENEIAVLRRLKHENVVGMEDFYESQSHYYLVMQLVSGGELFDRILERGVYSEKDASEAIKQVLQAVSYLHQNDVVHRDLKPENILYYSADEHSKLMISDFGLSKMVDSGIMSTACGTPGYVAPEVLAQKPYSKAVDCWSIGVITYILLCGYPPFYEESETRLFSKIMKAQYEFDSPFWDDISESAKDFIRNMLQKNPNMRYTIDQALRHPWIIGKTARSQDIYYSVSVQIQKNFAKSKWKQAFNAAVAINHMKKLQQAHSELVVRQASIPDIKVIDLSSPTKPRKRLDPDKLEPSRVEVSENAQGTTHIPLPQSHVEPKSHYHALKASHSDCGTHHAPTIAEQGKHVYHSEPANLNGYCKNRNEKIEQTRVCSIM; encoded by the exons atggaTGTAATCTCAGACCTGACAACAGGTATTTGTGAGACGCCTGGTGCTGTTATCTGTCCACACCTCAGTGAGCTTTTGACAGCGGAGTCAGAGCAGAGCTCCTCTAGGTCTCTAG AAATCCCTGTAGAAGCCACTGCAGACATGGGTCGTCAGGAGGCCGACTACGTGTGGAAGAAGAACACTGAAAACATCCAGGAAGTTTTTGATTTCATGGAGGAGCTGGGCTC AGGAGCGTTCTCAGAAGTTTACAtggtgaaggagaggaagaCGGGGAAATTGTTTGCCATGAAGTGtgtgaagaagaaacagaagagGGACTTGAATCTGGAGAACGAGATTGCCGTCTTGAGGAG ACTCAAGCATGAAAACGTTGTGGGGATGGAGGATTTCTATGAAAGTCAGTCCCATTACTACCTTGTCATGCAGCT GGTTTCAGGCGGTGAGCTGTTTGACCGTATCCTGGAGCGCGGAGTTTACTCAGAGAAAGATGCTAGTGAGGCGATTAAGCAGGTGCTGCAGGCCGTAAGCTATCTGCACCAAAATGATGTAGTGCATCGTGATCTCAAG ccTGAGAACATTCTGTACTACAGCGCAGATGAACATTCCAAGCTGATGATCAGTGACTTTGGCCTGTCCAAGATGGTGGACAGTGGCATCATGTCGACCGCCTGTGGCACTCCAGGATATGTCG cTCCTGAGGTTTTGGCACAGAAGCCCTACAGTAAAGCTGTGGACTGCTGGTCAATTGGAGTTATTACCTACATCTT ACTCTGTGGATACCCGCCTTTTTATGAAGAGAGCGAGACACGACTCTTCTCAAAGATCATGAAGGCGCAATATGAGTTCGACTCGCCCTTCTGGGATGACATATCCGAGTCTG CTAAGGATTTCATCCGCAACATGTTGCAGAAGAATCCCAACATGCGCTACACCATTGATCAAGCGCTCAGACATCCCTG GATCATCGGAAAGACGGCCCGGAGCCAGGACATCTACTATTCCGTGAGTGTCCAGATCCAGAAGAACTTTGCCAAGTCCAAGTGGAAG CAAGCCTTCAATGCTGCTGTAGCCATCAACCATATGAAGAAGCTGCAGCAGGCCCACTCTGAGCTGGTTGTGAGGCAGGCCAGTATCCCAGACATCAAGGTGATCGACTTGTCTTCCCCAACAAAACCGCGCAAACGGCTCGACCCAGACAAGCTTGAGCCCAGCAGGGTGGAGGTCAGCGAGAATGCACAGGGGACAACACACATACCCCTGCCCCAGAGCCACGTCGAACCGAAGAGCCATTACCACGCACTGAAAGCTAGTCACAGCGACTGTGGCACACATCATGCACCCACTATAGCTGAGCAGGGCAAACATGTGTACCACTCCGAGCCCGCCAACCTTAATGG GTATTGTAAGAACCGCAATGAAAAGATTGAGCAGACTCGAGTTTGCTCAATCATGTGA
- the LOC131469237 gene encoding protein pitchfork-like: MSVAPVRKTVFGSRQERKLFPLHYAPDRLGNQMPRQQALLVGPGSYDNHEYDTIIYNLQKTPGSVRGYGLSARTAARFLPDDKNSTPSPQQYQQDQSQSTIPPPGKTPFNSTTRRFETRTGTAETSPGPGTYKHDVVTNRKVSWPMCFGSPDRFRLPQLEKKSLRVMLHDEKVFLKQRSRVAYLSLYY; this comes from the exons ATGTCAGTGGCTCCTGTTCGGAAAACAGTCTTTGGCAGCAGACAGGAGAGGAAACTCTTCCCCCTCCATTACGCACCTGACAGACTGGGAAACCAAATGCCACGACAGCAAGCTCTGCTTGTTGGTCCTGGTTCCTATGACAACCACGAG TATGACACCATCATTTATAACCTGCAGAAGACACCGGGCAGTGTGAGAGGATATGGTCTCTCTGCAAGGACTGCTGCACGATTTCTGCCTGATGACAAg AACTCGACCCCTTCACCTCAGCAGTACCAGCAGGATCAAAGCCAGTCCACAATCCCCCCTCCTGGAAAAACACCGTTCAACTCAACTACACGGAGGTTCGAGACCAGGACAGGTACAGCTGAGACCAGTCCAGG ACCTGGGACCTACAAACATGATGTAGTGACAAACAGGAAGGTGAGCTGGCCAATGTGCTTTGGGAGTCCAGACCGGTTCAGACTGCCTCAGCTTGAGAAGAAGTCCCTCAGGGTGATG CTTCATGATGAAAAGGTGTTTCTGAAGCAGAGAAGCAGAGTGGCCTACCTGAGTTTGTACTATTAA
- the taf8 gene encoding transcription initiation factor TFIID subunit 8: MADPAVASGASLNAGARGTGGKAASSPAENYHLARRRTLQVVVSALLTECGFESAEKAAVETLTEMMQSYVTEIGRCAKAYCEHTARSLPTLSDTVVTLIEMGFNVETLPVYAKRSQRMVITAPPVTNQPVTPRALSAGQKRTHPAHIPGHFPEFPDPHTYIKTPTFREPVSDYQVVREKAATQRRDVERALTRFMAKTGETQSLFKDDITAFPLIAARPSTIPYLSALLPSELELQTLEETDSSEQDDQTDNENTTGNIINDDPGADKENSMLPPSGGVPSTKSSEDNVIDNPYLRPVKKPKVRRKK; encoded by the exons ATGGCTGATCCCGCGGTGGCGTCGGGAGCTTCGCTGAATGCAGGAGCG CGTGGGACTGGTGGTAAAGCAGCATCCAGTCCTGCAGAAAACTACCATCTGGCCAGGCGCCGCACCCTGCAGGTTGTTGTCAGTGCCCTGCTGACCGAGTGTGGCTTCGAGAGTGCAGAGAAAGCAGCGGTGGAGACGCTCACAGAAATGATGCAGAGCT ATGTAACTGAAATAGGTCGCTGTGCCAAAGCCTATTGTGAGCACACAGCCAGAAGTCTTCCAACCCTGTCTGATACAGTGGTCACACTCATCGAAATGG GTTTTAATGTCGAAACACTGCCTGTGTATGCAAAAAGGTCTCAGAGGATGGTTATAACTGCCC CTCCAGTGACAAACCAACCTGTGACCCCCAGAGCGCTTTCAGCTGGACAGAAACGCACACATCCAGCTCATATCCCGGGTCACTTCCCAGAGTTCCCTGACCCTCACACTTACATCAAAACACCA acATTCAGAGAGCCAGTGTCAGACTATCAAGTGGTGAGAGAGAAGGCAgcgacacagaggagagacgtAGAGCGAGCACTCACACGCTTCATGGCCAAGACCGGCGAAACTCAGAGCCTCTTCAAAGACGACATCACTGCCTTCCCTT TGATCGCAGCACGGCCGAGCACCATTCCATACCTCAGTGCCCTCCTGCCATCTGAGCTGGAACTGCAAACCCTGGAGGAGACAGATTCCTCTGAGCAGGACGATCAGACGGACAACGAGAACACAACAGGAAACATCATCAAT GATGACCCGGGTGCAGACAAAGAGAACTCCATGCTTCCTCCCAGTGGTGGTGTTCCGTCCACAAAGTCCAGCGAGGACAACGTGATTGATAACCCGTACCTCCGGCCCGTAAAGAAACCCAAAGTGCGGAGGAAGAAATGA
- the LOC131468197 gene encoding G0/G1 switch protein 2-like, whose amino-acid sequence MNTITEIIPFAKEMLNQRPCWGIVKIYTLGSTLAILGVVGGLLEMLFLPFEGQETAEETPVELIKEKKSVLMSHAAFVYVEVTDGLETEEIMTKHLVSAGRRSSVNRLHAY is encoded by the coding sequence ATGAACACCATTACTGAGATCATCCCATTTGCCAAGGAGATGCTGAACCAAAGGCCCTGCTGGGGCATCGTGAAGATCTACACGCTCGGTTCCACCCTGGCTATACTTGGAGTTGTTGGAGGACTTTTGGAAATGCTTTTCCTGCCATTTGAGGGGCAGGAGACTGCTGAGGAGACACCTGTGGAGCTGATCAAGGAGAAGAAGTCAGTGTTGATGTCACACGCCGCCTTTGTTTACGTTGAAGTCACGGATGGGCTGGAGACAGAAGAGATCATGACCAAACACCTGGTGTCTGCTGGGAGGAGAAGCTCAGTCAACCGCTTACATGCTTATTAG